In one window of Jatrophihabitans sp. DNA:
- a CDS encoding alpha/beta fold hydrolase, translating into MSRVRALPAEHGSLDGRPVRMLVAGVRTDLPEVVLLPGLGAPGYLVPWVRQIATWTRATVLDLPGWRWGQARTCPATVADIGTAAAHWLVEQDRRDVVLLGHSTGAQAAVRTASLVGDRLAGVVLAGPTFDPAARTVPRLLRRAAPTLARERLAELPAVLPSYLHSGGLNLLRFLLDALRDRPEDRVGQLPVPVLVVTGEHDGFAPPAWAHHLATMAAGRCAILPGAHNACFPHPVQADAALREAVLAWTGPAAQGGWARTTT; encoded by the coding sequence GTGAGCCGAGTGCGAGCATTGCCGGCCGAGCACGGCAGCCTCGACGGCCGTCCGGTGCGGATGCTGGTCGCCGGCGTCCGGACCGACCTGCCTGAGGTGGTGTTGCTGCCAGGGCTGGGCGCGCCGGGCTACCTGGTTCCCTGGGTGCGGCAGATCGCGACCTGGACCCGGGCTACGGTGCTCGACCTGCCCGGCTGGCGCTGGGGCCAGGCCCGGACCTGCCCCGCGACGGTGGCCGATATCGGGACGGCGGCGGCTCACTGGCTGGTGGAGCAGGACCGGCGGGACGTGGTGCTGCTCGGCCACTCCACCGGCGCGCAGGCCGCGGTGCGCACGGCGTCCCTGGTCGGCGACCGGCTGGCCGGGGTGGTGCTCGCCGGCCCGACGTTCGACCCGGCGGCCCGCACCGTGCCGAGGCTGCTTCGCCGGGCGGCGCCCACCTTGGCCCGCGAGCGGCTGGCCGAGCTACCGGCCGTCCTGCCGTCCTACCTGCACAGCGGCGGGCTCAACCTGCTCAGATTTCTGCTGGACGCACTGCGCGACCGTCCTGAGGACCGGGTCGGGCAGCTGCCGGTGCCGGTGCTGGTAGTGACCGGCGAACACGATGGCTTCGCGCCCCCGGCATGGGCGCACCACCTGGCCACCATGGCGGCCGGGCGGTGCGCCATCCTGCCGGGGGCGCACAACGCCTGCTTTCCTCATCCCGTCCAGGCTGACGCCGCGCTGCGCGAGGCCGTGCTGGCCTGGACGGGCCCAGCCGCCCAAGGCGGCTGGGCGCGCACCACTACTTGA
- a CDS encoding GAF and ANTAR domain-containing protein: MTDDSDRSSHRGEPSDEDTGTSAGQDRLAEHLSALARTLEMQPDLQTTLDAVVRAAVGTVPGVMEASISEIQRRRDVKTLAATGELPRAVDHAQYDLAEGPCLDSLYQQRTVRLADLNAEQRWPQFVARARQLGVGSMLAVQLFVEGENLGALNLISREVNAFDDESEHVALLFASHAAVAMSGERARDHLHSAVSTREVIGQAQGILMERFKITGEMAFHMLMLASQDSNRKLRDIAEELVSTGHLPAA, translated from the coding sequence ATGACCGACGACAGCGACCGCTCGAGCCACCGGGGAGAACCCTCCGACGAGGACACCGGAACCAGCGCCGGCCAGGATCGGCTGGCCGAACACCTGAGCGCGCTGGCCAGGACGCTGGAGATGCAGCCGGACCTGCAGACGACCCTGGACGCGGTGGTGCGGGCCGCGGTCGGCACCGTGCCCGGCGTGATGGAGGCGAGCATCTCCGAGATCCAGCGCCGCCGGGATGTCAAGACCCTGGCGGCGACCGGTGAGCTGCCCCGGGCCGTGGACCACGCCCAGTACGACCTCGCCGAAGGCCCGTGCCTGGACTCGCTGTACCAGCAGCGGACGGTCCGGCTGGCCGACCTGAACGCCGAACAGCGCTGGCCCCAGTTCGTGGCCAGGGCTCGCCAGCTGGGCGTCGGCAGCATGCTCGCGGTGCAGCTGTTCGTCGAGGGCGAGAACCTGGGGGCGCTGAACCTGATCAGCCGCGAGGTCAACGCCTTCGACGACGAGTCCGAGCATGTGGCGCTGCTGTTCGCCAGCCACGCCGCGGTCGCCATGTCGGGCGAACGCGCTCGCGATCACCTGCATTCGGCGGTGTCGACCCGAGAGGTGATCGGCCAGGCCCAGGGCATTCTGATGGAACGGTTCAAGATCACCGGCGAGATGGCGTTCCACATGCTGATGCTGGCCAGCCAGGACAGCAACCGCAAGCTGCGTGACATCGCCGAGGAGCTGGTGTCGACCGGTCACCTGCCCGCGGCCTGA
- a CDS encoding TIGR03086 family metal-binding protein has protein sequence MNIRELDRRAMDVTAGIVALITPEQLDAPTPCAGWQVRDLLAHIIGQYHGFALAASGRPTGVEAFAPRPVTADPLARYQQAAALVTEAFAEDGVLDRRFHLPEIRDGAAFPATAAIGFHLVDEVAHAWDLARSIGVPVEFDQQVLEVALSVARQVPDDPGSRGEGQAFAPVHPTQDGMATLDRIVALLGRRPDWTATPSP, from the coding sequence ATGAACATCCGCGAGCTCGACCGGCGTGCCATGGACGTCACCGCGGGGATCGTCGCGCTCATCACGCCGGAGCAGCTGGATGCTCCGACGCCGTGCGCGGGCTGGCAGGTACGGGACCTGCTCGCCCACATCATCGGGCAGTACCACGGGTTTGCCCTGGCTGCCTCGGGTCGACCCACCGGCGTCGAGGCGTTCGCGCCCCGCCCGGTGACGGCGGACCCGCTCGCGCGCTACCAGCAGGCTGCCGCCCTCGTCACCGAGGCGTTCGCCGAGGACGGCGTGCTGGACCGGAGGTTCCACCTGCCCGAGATCCGGGACGGGGCCGCCTTTCCGGCCACCGCGGCGATCGGGTTCCACCTGGTCGACGAGGTGGCGCACGCCTGGGACCTGGCCAGGTCGATCGGGGTGCCCGTCGAGTTCGACCAGCAGGTGCTGGAGGTGGCGCTGTCGGTCGCGAGGCAGGTGCCGGACGATCCGGGCTCCCGGGGCGAAGGGCAGGCGTTCGCGCCCGTCCACCCGACGCAGGACGGCATGGCGACCCTGGACCGGATCGTCGCGCTGCTCGGCCGGCGCCCGGACTGGACCGCCACGCCGTCGCCTTAA
- a CDS encoding CocE/NonD family hydrolase, which produces MRRVVPWVLTAAAVLAISSTVGVPTRAAGAAEPGYRTQSLHFAVTVGPAGDQRQCDIVGDLYTPAGVSAQQPAPAILTTNGFGGSAASQTPFAQRYAARGYVVLSYSGLGFGGSGCKITLDDPDYDGLAASQLVSFLGGAPGIAFTDAEHTDPLPALDYVLRDPVDHRGVAQRHDPRMGMWGGSYGGQVQFAVASLDARVDVLNPQITWHDLSYSLGPNNAAPGGVTGAGGTAGVTKLTWPTTFSAIGVFNGVQYAQQDPQRLVGCPNFADFVCPALVSAGATGYLRPEDIAKLRHASVASYLPRITIPVLLIQGELDTLFNLNESIATYQALRRQHTPVALLWRYNGHSGGTPSAAGAAYEERRVQDWFDHYLKDADVSTGPGFAYYQDWSGTVATAPSYPVGKPQRLYLSGDDLVSGGIRPGSQSFSTPPAGAPSTLGNLDVVGSQVEMPLDNPDVNLPGTFASWTGAPLTAPVTVVGTPTLDVKVSAPTAALSQASGPGGQLVLFAKLYDVDTDGTARLINGLVAPVRISDVTRSVRITLPGIAHRFATGHRIALYLAGGDTNYRGGLAATPVTVSTGSSGQVLTLPVR; this is translated from the coding sequence GTGCGCCGCGTCGTGCCCTGGGTTCTCACCGCTGCCGCGGTCCTCGCGATCAGCTCGACCGTGGGGGTGCCCACCCGGGCCGCCGGCGCCGCTGAGCCCGGATACCGCACCCAGTCACTGCACTTCGCGGTGACGGTGGGCCCGGCCGGTGACCAGCGGCAGTGCGACATCGTCGGCGATCTCTACACCCCGGCCGGCGTCTCGGCGCAGCAGCCGGCGCCGGCCATTCTCACCACCAACGGCTTCGGCGGCTCGGCCGCCAGCCAGACCCCGTTCGCGCAGCGCTACGCCGCCCGGGGCTACGTGGTGCTGTCCTACTCGGGCCTGGGCTTCGGCGGCTCCGGGTGCAAGATCACCCTGGATGACCCGGACTATGACGGTCTCGCGGCCAGCCAGCTGGTGAGCTTTCTCGGCGGCGCGCCGGGCATCGCCTTCACCGACGCCGAGCACACCGACCCGTTGCCCGCGCTGGACTACGTGCTGCGCGACCCGGTGGACCACCGCGGCGTCGCCCAGCGCCACGATCCCCGGATGGGCATGTGGGGCGGCTCCTACGGCGGCCAGGTCCAGTTCGCCGTCGCCTCGCTCGACGCCCGGGTCGACGTGCTCAACCCGCAGATCACCTGGCACGACCTGAGCTACTCGCTCGGGCCCAACAACGCCGCGCCCGGCGGGGTGACCGGCGCCGGCGGCACGGCCGGCGTCACGAAGCTGACCTGGCCCACCACCTTCTCCGCGATCGGCGTCTTCAACGGCGTCCAGTACGCCCAGCAGGACCCGCAACGCCTGGTCGGCTGCCCCAACTTCGCCGACTTCGTCTGCCCGGCATTGGTCAGCGCCGGCGCCACCGGCTACCTGCGACCGGAGGACATCGCCAAGCTGCGGCACGCCTCGGTGGCCAGCTATCTGCCCCGGATCACCATTCCGGTGCTGCTGATCCAGGGCGAGCTGGACACCCTGTTCAACCTCAACGAGTCGATCGCCACCTATCAGGCGTTGCGCCGCCAGCACACGCCGGTGGCGCTGCTGTGGCGCTACAACGGCCATTCCGGCGGCACCCCGTCGGCGGCCGGGGCCGCGTACGAGGAACGCCGGGTCCAGGACTGGTTCGACCACTACCTCAAGGACGCCGACGTCAGCACCGGCCCGGGCTTCGCCTACTACCAGGACTGGTCGGGCACGGTCGCGACCGCGCCCAGCTACCCGGTCGGCAAGCCGCAGCGGCTCTACCTCTCCGGCGATGACCTGGTCAGCGGCGGGATCCGGCCGGGCTCGCAGTCCTTCAGCACCCCGCCGGCCGGGGCGCCCAGCACCCTGGGCAACCTCGACGTGGTGGGCTCGCAGGTCGAGATGCCGCTGGACAACCCGGATGTGAACCTGCCCGGCACCTTCGCGTCCTGGACCGGCGCGCCGCTCACCGCGCCGGTCACCGTGGTGGGCACGCCCACCCTGGACGTCAAGGTGTCGGCCCCGACCGCCGCGCTCAGCCAGGCCAGCGGTCCCGGCGGCCAGCTGGTGCTGTTCGCCAAGCTCTACGACGTCGACACCGACGGCACCGCCCGGCTGATCAACGGGCTGGTCGCCCCGGTCCGGATCTCGGATGTGACCAGGAGCGTGCGCATCACGCTGCCGGGCATCGCGCACCGGTTCGCCACCGGCCACCGGATCGCGCTGTACCTGGCCGGCGGTGACACCAACTACCGCGGCGGCCTGGCCGCCACCCCGGTCACCGTCAGCACCGGCTCTTCCGGCCAGGTGCTGACGCTGCCGGTGCGCTGA
- a CDS encoding DUF4383 domain-containing protein gives MTSSNRGTAVDRSDIQKAALAVGAVFLLVGILGFVPGITTDYDQMSFAGHESMAMLLGVFQVSVLHNIVHLLFGVAGIVAARAARSSYLYLVGGGVIYLVLWLYGLIVDKDSDGNFVPVNNADNWLHLLLGLGMIALGVLLSRRTATTTTGRGRGL, from the coding sequence GTGACCAGCTCTAACCGCGGTACCGCCGTGGACCGTTCAGACATTCAGAAGGCCGCACTCGCGGTCGGCGCTGTCTTTCTTCTGGTAGGAATCCTGGGATTCGTCCCGGGTATCACCACCGACTACGACCAGATGAGCTTCGCCGGCCACGAGTCGATGGCCATGCTGCTCGGCGTCTTCCAGGTGTCGGTGCTGCACAACATCGTCCACCTGCTGTTCGGGGTCGCCGGCATCGTGGCGGCACGTGCGGCGCGCTCGTCCTACCTGTACCTGGTCGGCGGCGGTGTGATCTATCTCGTGCTGTGGCTCTACGGCCTGATCGTCGACAAGGACTCCGACGGCAACTTCGTGCCGGTCAACAACGCCGACAACTGGCTGCACCTGCTGCTCGGCCTGGGCATGATCGCTCTCGGCGTGCTGCTCAGCCGCCGGACCGCGACCACCACGACCGGTCGTGGCCGCGGCCTGTAG
- a CDS encoding DUF3618 domain-containing protein has protein sequence MSNDPDQIRAEIEQTRANLSNDVNTLTDTVTPSNVAKRQVDKARAGVVGVKERVMGSAADLGSSASDKASNMTGTVADKASDMGSAVTGAPTTVKNRAAGNPLAAGLVAVGLGWLVGSLMPVSEREKQAATQAKDTVKETAAPVVTDAVKEVADNLKQPAQEAVESVKETAADAAQTVKEEGQASAQDVQGQAVDAKDTIKDSRS, from the coding sequence ATGAGCAACGATCCAGACCAGATTCGCGCCGAGATCGAGCAGACCCGGGCGAACTTGTCCAACGACGTCAACACCCTTACCGACACTGTCACTCCCAGCAATGTGGCCAAGCGGCAGGTCGACAAGGCCCGCGCCGGCGTAGTGGGTGTCAAGGAGCGGGTGATGGGCTCCGCTGCCGACCTCGGCTCCAGCGCCTCGGACAAGGCTTCCAACATGACCGGCACGGTGGCCGACAAGGCATCCGACATGGGCAGCGCCGTGACCGGCGCCCCCACCACCGTCAAGAACCGGGCAGCGGGCAACCCGTTGGCCGCCGGCCTGGTCGCGGTCGGCCTCGGCTGGCTGGTCGGTTCGCTGATGCCGGTCAGCGAGCGCGAGAAGCAGGCCGCCACCCAGGCCAAGGACACCGTGAAGGAGACCGCCGCCCCGGTGGTGACCGACGCGGTCAAGGAGGTCGCGGACAACCTCAAGCAGCCCGCGCAGGAGGCAGTGGAGTCGGTCAAGGAGACCGCTGCCGACGCCGCCCAGACGGTCAAGGAAGAGGGCCAAGCTTCGGCGCAGGATGTCCAGGGCCAGGCAGTCGATGCCAAGGACACCATCAAGGACAGCCGCAGCTGA
- a CDS encoding NAD(P)/FAD-dependent oxidoreductase, whose amino-acid sequence MSAAVDPDRSEWDVIVIGGGAAGENAAQYATQFSGLEAVIVEADLLGGECSYWACMPSKALLRPVEVLSIGRDLPGVKALLGDRPLDAQAVLARRDEVVNHLDDSSQVEWALGVGIDVVRGYGRLSGVREVTVTGPDGAERVLTARHAVVLDTGSVPAIPPVPGLAEARPWTSRDVTNMHEAPRRMVVVGGGVVACESVTWLHALGVEEITVIEGAPGLLVRNEPFAGEMIRSRFAEAGITVRTGTKVTSAQRAEVNDAPVGHRHGGEVTVTLDTGEQVSADEILVAAGRQPNSEDIGLETVGLKAGGYLPVDDHLNVEGVEGDWLYAIGDLCGRALLTHMGKYQARIAGEVIAARAAGRPLDSDRFGRHTDVADHNQVPQVTFTDPEIGSVGLTEQQARDQGLDVEAVEYDLAALAGSYVLRENYYGRAKLVIDSQRDVVVGATFVGTGVAELTHSATMAVVARIPVPVLRHVVPSYPTLSEVWLRLLEELGKQRQDAR is encoded by the coding sequence ATGAGCGCGGCAGTCGATCCGGATCGTTCGGAGTGGGACGTCATCGTGATCGGCGGCGGGGCCGCCGGTGAGAACGCCGCGCAGTACGCGACGCAGTTCTCCGGCCTGGAGGCCGTGATCGTCGAGGCCGACCTGCTCGGCGGTGAGTGCTCCTACTGGGCCTGCATGCCCAGCAAGGCGCTGCTGCGTCCGGTGGAGGTGCTCTCGATCGGACGGGACCTGCCCGGTGTCAAGGCGCTGCTCGGTGACCGCCCGCTCGATGCCCAGGCGGTGCTGGCCCGCCGGGACGAGGTGGTCAACCACCTCGATGACAGCTCCCAGGTCGAGTGGGCACTCGGCGTCGGCATCGACGTGGTGCGCGGTTACGGCCGGCTGTCCGGGGTGCGCGAGGTGACGGTGACCGGCCCGGACGGCGCCGAGCGGGTGCTGACGGCCCGGCACGCGGTGGTGCTCGACACCGGCAGCGTCCCGGCGATCCCGCCGGTGCCGGGCCTGGCCGAAGCCCGGCCCTGGACCTCGCGCGACGTGACCAACATGCACGAGGCGCCCCGCCGGATGGTGGTGGTCGGCGGTGGCGTGGTGGCGTGCGAGTCGGTGACCTGGCTGCACGCCCTGGGCGTCGAGGAGATCACCGTGATCGAGGGCGCTCCGGGGCTGCTGGTCAGGAACGAGCCGTTCGCCGGCGAGATGATCCGGAGCCGGTTCGCCGAGGCCGGCATCACCGTCCGGACGGGCACCAAGGTCACCTCGGCGCAGCGGGCCGAGGTCAACGACGCCCCGGTGGGGCACCGGCACGGCGGCGAGGTGACCGTCACCCTGGACACCGGCGAGCAGGTCAGCGCCGACGAGATCCTGGTGGCGGCCGGCCGCCAGCCCAACAGCGAGGACATCGGGCTGGAGACGGTGGGCCTGAAGGCCGGTGGCTACCTGCCGGTCGATGACCACCTCAACGTCGAAGGTGTCGAGGGCGACTGGCTGTACGCGATCGGGGACCTGTGCGGCCGGGCGCTGCTGACCCACATGGGCAAGTACCAGGCCAGGATCGCCGGCGAGGTGATCGCCGCCCGGGCCGCCGGCCGGCCGCTGGACAGCGACCGGTTCGGCCGGCACACCGATGTGGCCGATCACAACCAGGTGCCGCAGGTGACCTTCACCGATCCCGAGATCGGCTCAGTGGGCCTGACCGAGCAGCAGGCCCGCGATCAGGGCCTGGACGTCGAGGCGGTCGAGTACGACCTGGCGGCGCTGGCCGGCAGCTACGTGCTGCGCGAGAACTACTACGGGCGGGCCAAGCTGGTGATCGACTCCCAGCGCGATGTGGTGGTCGGGGCGACCTTCGTCGGCACCGGCGTGGCCGAGCTGACCCACTCTGCGACCATGGCCGTGGTGGCCCGGATCCCGGTGCCAGTGCTGCGGCACGTGGTGCCGTCCTACCCGACCCTCAGCGAGGTCTGGCTGCGGCTGCTCGAGGAGCTGGGCAAGCAGCGGCAGGACGCGCGATGA
- a CDS encoding serine/threonine-protein kinase, translating into MSGPDALIAGRYRLVNRIASGGMGIVWQAWDELLQRPVALKQLRPQPGLSDAEAELTSQRAMREARITARLHHQHAVPVYDVVEYDGLPCLIMQYLPSTSLQTIVNDRGPVPPTEAARIGAEVASALAAAHAVGIVHRDVKPGNVLITEDGSAKITDFGISHALGDTTLTSTGMVTGTPAYLAPEVARGAESGFASDVFSLGATLYAATEGTPPFGTDQNPMAVLHKVASGQVNPPQRSGHLTSLLLRMLAAEPANRPPMIDVANTLKALHHDSAAPTAVATLPLSSPPPITPPPLKPQERAAVRPGPAAPAAVAPIGAGLAAAGASAGPTQRIESGSSAGGTTALPTGPVGPGGPGGRGPIFPPRDDDSEPERRGSTGMLIFFAVAALLIGAIIAGLVLLNDGDGDNTATPPGTTRATTSQPATTPRASSTPPRTTAATSSRPATSSAPASTTATTPPPSPSPTPTPSPSATQVGGTPTSAQLAQAIRDYYGLLPQNTDAAWRRLTQSFQNGRAGGRESYENYWDGMRRVSVSNVVGIPPNTVQATVNYVFSNGTEASERTTFGMVSEEGVLKINSQS; encoded by the coding sequence GTGAGCGGGCCTGATGCTCTGATCGCCGGGCGCTACCGGTTGGTGAACCGCATTGCCAGCGGGGGTATGGGAATCGTCTGGCAGGCCTGGGACGAGTTGTTGCAGCGTCCGGTGGCGCTCAAGCAGTTGCGCCCGCAGCCCGGCCTCAGCGACGCCGAGGCCGAGCTGACCAGCCAGCGGGCGATGCGCGAGGCCCGGATCACCGCCCGGTTGCACCATCAGCACGCCGTGCCGGTGTACGACGTCGTCGAGTACGACGGCCTGCCCTGCCTGATCATGCAATACCTGCCCTCGACCAGCCTGCAGACCATCGTCAACGACCGGGGCCCGGTGCCGCCGACCGAGGCCGCCCGGATCGGGGCCGAGGTCGCCTCAGCGCTGGCCGCCGCGCACGCCGTCGGCATCGTGCACCGCGATGTCAAGCCGGGCAACGTCCTGATCACCGAGGACGGCAGCGCCAAGATCACCGACTTCGGCATCTCGCACGCCCTCGGCGACACCACCCTGACCTCTACCGGCATGGTCACCGGCACGCCCGCCTACCTGGCCCCCGAGGTCGCCCGGGGGGCGGAGTCCGGCTTCGCCTCCGACGTCTTCTCCCTCGGCGCCACCCTGTACGCCGCCACCGAGGGCACCCCGCCGTTCGGAACCGACCAGAACCCGATGGCGGTGCTGCACAAGGTCGCCTCCGGGCAGGTGAACCCGCCGCAACGCAGCGGTCACCTGACGTCCCTGCTGCTGCGGATGCTGGCCGCCGAGCCGGCGAACCGGCCGCCGATGATCGACGTCGCGAACACCCTGAAGGCGCTGCACCACGACAGTGCGGCGCCCACCGCGGTGGCGACCCTGCCGCTCAGCTCCCCGCCCCCGATCACGCCGCCGCCACTGAAGCCGCAGGAGCGGGCGGCGGTCAGACCCGGCCCGGCAGCGCCGGCCGCGGTGGCGCCGATCGGGGCCGGGTTGGCAGCAGCCGGCGCGTCGGCCGGCCCCACCCAGCGCATTGAGTCGGGTTCGTCGGCCGGCGGGACCACCGCGCTGCCGACCGGTCCGGTCGGACCTGGCGGACCTGGCGGCCGAGGGCCCATCTTCCCGCCGCGTGACGACGATTCCGAGCCCGAGCGCCGCGGTTCGACCGGCATGCTGATCTTCTTCGCGGTGGCCGCGCTGCTGATCGGGGCCATCATCGCCGGGCTGGTGCTGCTCAACGACGGCGACGGCGACAACACCGCCACCCCGCCGGGCACCACGCGGGCCACCACCAGCCAGCCGGCCACCACGCCGCGGGCCTCCAGCACGCCGCCGCGGACCACGGCGGCAACCTCGTCCCGGCCGGCGACCTCGTCCGCGCCGGCCAGCACGACGGCGACCACGCCGCCGCCATCTCCCTCGCCGACGCCGACACCCTCCCCGAGCGCTACGCAGGTCGGCGGGACGCCGACCTCGGCCCAGCTGGCCCAGGCGATCCGGGACTACTACGGACTGCTGCCGCAGAACACCGACGCGGCCTGGCGGCGCCTGACCCAGTCGTTCCAGAACGGCCGGGCCGGCGGGCGGGAGTCCTATGAGAACTACTGGGACGGGATGCGACGCGTCTCGGTGAGCAACGTCGTCGGCATCCCGCCGAACACCGTCCAGGCGACCGTCAACTACGTGTTCAGCAACGGCACCGAGGCGTCGGAGCGCACCACGTTCGGCATGGTGTCCGAAGAGGGCGTCCTCAAGATCAACTCCCAGAGCTGA
- a CDS encoding phage holin family protein, with protein sequence MSTSYEGGGAHASTSTSANTGTGSTDRSIGELLSDISSDLSTLMRQEVALAKAELTQSGKQAGKGGGMLAGAGVAGHFVLLFISICLWWGIGNETGRGWSALIVAAIWAIIGAVLYSMGRKEMKKVNGAPRTADTVKKIPSAVAGNEETR encoded by the coding sequence GTGAGCACTTCCTACGAAGGCGGCGGCGCCCACGCCAGCACGAGCACTAGTGCCAATACCGGCACTGGCTCCACCGATCGCTCGATCGGCGAGCTGCTGTCTGACATCAGCTCCGACCTCAGCACCCTGATGCGGCAAGAGGTCGCACTGGCCAAAGCCGAGCTCACCCAGTCGGGCAAGCAGGCCGGCAAGGGCGGCGGCATGCTGGCCGGCGCCGGTGTCGCGGGCCACTTTGTTCTGCTGTTCATCTCGATCTGCCTCTGGTGGGGGATCGGCAACGAGACCGGCCGCGGCTGGTCGGCCCTGATCGTCGCCGCCATCTGGGCGATCATCGGCGCCGTCCTGTACTCGATGGGCCGCAAGGAGATGAAGAAGGTCAACGGTGCCCCGCGGACCGCGGACACCGTCAAGAAGATTCCCAGCGCTGTCGCAGGAAACGAGGAGACCCGATGA
- a CDS encoding ANTAR domain-containing protein, translating to MTMTSPHSRFSTARVTSIMSSSTTGRSATGALTPSTSSDSGTLIIGVAARLVRSADPETVFGSLAAAYAGHTGTECTVELLSGSVVRLIQASAAQTAEPAVSEQPTLSPAARQLLAGDGTPLSGPDWFALPIGASASQDTSADIPVGAFHCRFTNRRAEHDQLEPARFLLTLATELLQAERRSARAENQAVNLEVALNSSRDIGTAIGILMNAHLVTQEQAFGMLRTASQHGHRKLREIANEVIFTGSIPAPPVGRAGALAQPRTVVSQ from the coding sequence ATGACCATGACGTCACCGCACTCGCGCTTTTCCACGGCGCGCGTCACTTCTATAATGTCCTCCTCCACCACCGGCCGGTCAGCTACCGGAGCGCTGACGCCCAGCACCAGCTCGGACTCGGGCACCTTGATCATCGGTGTCGCCGCCCGGCTGGTGCGTTCGGCTGATCCGGAGACCGTGTTTGGCTCGCTGGCCGCCGCCTACGCCGGGCACACCGGCACCGAGTGCACGGTCGAACTGCTCAGCGGCAGCGTGGTGCGCCTGATCCAGGCCTCCGCGGCGCAGACCGCGGAGCCGGCCGTCAGCGAGCAACCGACGCTGTCCCCGGCCGCCCGGCAACTGCTGGCCGGCGACGGCACGCCGTTGTCGGGCCCGGACTGGTTCGCGCTGCCCATCGGCGCCTCAGCCAGCCAGGACACCAGCGCCGACATCCCGGTCGGCGCGTTCCACTGCCGGTTCACCAATCGCCGGGCCGAGCACGATCAGCTGGAGCCGGCCCGGTTCCTGCTCACACTCGCCACCGAGCTGCTGCAGGCCGAGCGCCGGTCGGCCAGGGCGGAGAACCAGGCGGTCAACCTGGAGGTCGCGCTGAACAGCAGCCGTGACATCGGCACCGCGATCGGCATCCTCATGAACGCCCACCTGGTGACCCAGGAGCAGGCATTCGGCATGTTGCGGACCGCGAGCCAGCACGGCCACCGCAAGTTGCGCGAGATCGCCAACGAGGTGATCTTCACCGGCTCGATCCCAGCACCCCCGGTGGGCCGTGCCGGAGCGCTCGCTCAGCCGCGCACGGTGGTGTCCCAGTAG
- a CDS encoding hemerythrin domain-containing protein, producing the protein MSSDAIVLLKADHKELKAVFKQFQQAGENTQKKGELVRKMIELLTVHTYLENELIYPEVRRQLPDLEDDVLESYEEHHVADVLVMELSTMNADHERFDAKTTVLIENVLHHIEEEEQEWFPEVRKGMNRKQLAELGERMLQMREKAPRSPAQPKAMKKTLDAVVK; encoded by the coding sequence ATGTCCAGCGATGCAATCGTGCTGTTGAAGGCTGACCACAAGGAACTCAAGGCTGTCTTCAAGCAGTTCCAGCAGGCAGGCGAGAACACCCAGAAGAAGGGTGAACTCGTCAGGAAGATGATCGAGCTCCTCACCGTGCACACCTACCTGGAGAATGAGCTGATCTATCCAGAGGTGCGCCGGCAGCTGCCCGACCTCGAGGACGACGTCCTGGAGTCCTACGAGGAGCACCACGTCGCCGACGTGCTGGTCATGGAACTGAGCACGATGAACGCTGACCACGAGCGCTTCGATGCCAAGACCACGGTGCTGATAGAGAACGTGCTGCACCACATCGAAGAAGAAGAGCAGGAGTGGTTCCCCGAGGTGCGCAAGGGAATGAATCGCAAGCAGCTGGCCGAACTCGGTGAGCGGATGCTGCAGATGCGCGAGAAGGCTCCGCGCAGCCCGGCTCAGCCCAAGGCGATGAAGAAGACCTTGGACGCGGTCGTCAAGTAG